A genomic stretch from Candidatus Marinarcus aquaticus includes:
- a CDS encoding sensor histidine kinase, whose protein sequence is MKIIFCIFFSFFALWANEKNEVLLLHSYNKGLKWSDGISEGINSVFAQNTQYEITTEYMDTKKNDTKEYFDALVKLYEKKFEKRQYKAIITADNYAFTFALQHHEELFNGAPIVFCGVENFSRLNIPLQSEQSVTGVIEYKDFKKNIQLIAELIPNLQTLYIISDQTLSSLAIKDQILNTMRRFESQFKIVYDNEIYLPELKQKLEKLPTHSAILFTSLYIDKFKRYIPYNEIRQFFKNTSYPIFAINTIHLEEGVLGGVMIDPREQGVLAAKKVLQIIDGKLPASIPIDTPKGKYYFDYNVLKNFDIKNENMPILATIVNRPKSFLDENREFVNSVFVVVPLLLILLLILLVTVVRKTRLEITLLEQNKLDSVLLNNIKNAIFWESNEGIVLGCNATFCSFLNKQKEEIIGQHISTLMPKNELSIGKLQGDFEEKKLTLLDSEGKKIYALVRRKRYHDKNDKVVGIVTVLSDHTNMRKLELQRQKDEQFIIQRSKSSEIGEMVTSIAHQWKKPLIEISTIAQELLFIRKKRDITLEETQLHVDEIMTQVQYMTKTIDDFRSFIKPSLQQSYFSVKKAIDETIAVIEHNIKYNYIELSVKFKDQEDFTILGYQNEFKQALISIINNAIDGIKKRKQKEEFEGSIKIKVFYDKNYICISIKDNGIGIPKTNLKTIFKPFYTTKKQGDGFGLYMAKLLIEDKMNGRIKALEYEKGAHIMTCFQKSSEE, encoded by the coding sequence ATGAAAATAATTTTCTGTATCTTTTTTTCTTTTTTTGCTTTATGGGCCAATGAAAAAAATGAAGTGTTGTTATTGCACTCTTATAATAAAGGTTTAAAGTGGAGTGATGGTATCTCTGAAGGGATCAACTCTGTTTTTGCCCAAAATACGCAGTATGAAATTACTACAGAGTATATGGACACCAAAAAAAATGATACAAAAGAGTATTTTGATGCGTTGGTGAAACTGTACGAAAAGAAGTTTGAAAAGCGTCAATATAAAGCGATTATCACCGCAGATAATTATGCGTTTACCTTTGCCTTACAACATCATGAAGAGTTGTTTAATGGTGCACCCATTGTCTTTTGTGGAGTAGAGAACTTTTCAAGACTGAATATCCCTTTACAATCTGAACAAAGTGTTACGGGGGTCATTGAGTATAAAGATTTTAAAAAAAATATCCAGCTTATTGCTGAGCTTATTCCTAACTTACAAACCCTGTATATTATAAGCGATCAAACGCTCTCTTCTTTAGCAATCAAAGATCAAATATTAAATACAATGCGTCGTTTTGAGAGCCAATTTAAAATTGTGTATGATAATGAAATTTATCTGCCTGAACTTAAACAAAAGCTTGAAAAATTGCCTACACACAGTGCCATACTTTTTACAAGTCTGTATATCGATAAATTTAAACGATACATTCCTTACAATGAGATACGTCAATTTTTTAAAAATACTTCGTATCCAATTTTTGCTATTAATACCATCCATCTTGAAGAGGGAGTTCTTGGGGGTGTGATGATCGATCCTCGTGAGCAAGGAGTACTTGCAGCAAAAAAAGTGTTGCAAATCATTGACGGGAAATTGCCTGCTAGCATTCCTATTGATACGCCTAAAGGCAAATATTACTTTGATTACAACGTATTAAAAAATTTTGATATTAAAAATGAAAATATGCCTATTTTAGCTACGATTGTTAACCGACCCAAAAGTTTTTTAGATGAGAATCGTGAGTTTGTCAACAGTGTTTTTGTGGTGGTTCCATTATTGTTGATTTTATTGTTGATTTTGTTGGTCACTGTGGTGCGAAAAACACGCTTGGAGATTACGTTGTTAGAACAAAATAAATTGGACAGCGTGCTTTTAAATAATATTAAAAATGCCATTTTTTGGGAGAGTAATGAAGGGATTGTTTTAGGATGCAATGCCACTTTTTGCAGTTTTTTAAACAAACAAAAAGAGGAGATTATTGGTCAACATATCAGTACTTTGATGCCTAAAAATGAGCTTTCAATAGGAAAACTGCAAGGTGATTTTGAAGAGAAAAAGTTGACACTATTAGACAGTGAAGGCAAAAAAATTTATGCACTTGTACGGCGTAAACGGTATCATGACAAAAATGATAAAGTGGTGGGGATTGTAACGGTGTTAAGTGACCACACTAATATGCGAAAACTGGAACTTCAACGACAAAAAGATGAGCAGTTTATTATCCAACGTTCTAAATCTTCTGAAATTGGAGAGATGGTAACCTCCATAGCACATCAATGGAAAAAACCGCTTATCGAAATTTCAACCATTGCTCAGGAGTTGTTGTTTATTCGAAAAAAACGTGATATTACACTTGAAGAGACCCAGTTGCACGTAGATGAAATTATGACGCAAGTGCAGTATATGACCAAAACCATTGATGACTTTAGAAGTTTTATTAAACCATCTCTGCAACAGAGCTATTTCAGTGTGAAAAAAGCCATAGACGAGACCATTGCTGTAATTGAACACAATATTAAGTACAACTATATTGAACTGAGTGTAAAGTTTAAAGACCAAGAGGACTTTACTATCTTGGGCTATCAAAATGAGTTCAAACAAGCGCTTATCAGTATTATTAACAATGCCATTGATGGGATTAAAAAGCGAAAACAAAAAGAAGAGTTTGAAGGCAGTATAAAAATTAAAGTATTTTATGATAAAAACTATATTTGTATCAGTATTAAAGATAATGGAATAGGCATACCCAAAACCAATCTTAAAACCATTTTTAAACCCTTTTATACCACTAAAAAGCAGGGTGATGGTTTTGGTTTATACATGGCAAAATTGTTAATAGAAGATAAAATGAACGGACGTATTAAAGCGTTGGAGTATGAAAAAGGGGCACACATCATGACCTGTTTTCAAAAAAGCAGTGAAGAATGA
- a CDS encoding inverse autotransporter beta domain-containing protein, translating into MTQMKWTVFTSSLLLSGMLSSTYAQTSKEKWEPFLDVEGKLGSHRHLGEGNFFIPLVQDKDTLLYTDIRYRLDNKSSREGNFGLGLRHILPSSWIVGGYTYYDRRKTPYDNYFSQITAGLEALSVDWDFRANVYIPIGTTSHLEDSLSSVDFSGTSIMYSQGEERSMKGYDAEIGYRLPIFDAQEEQQIRLFAGGYRFYEDDVQSVQGPRGRVELTFDEVPFLWKGSRLTFGAEVQRDDVRGRQSFASLRLRIPLNWDKEYSLPKKELSPIEKRMTTPIIRDVDIVSQAGTFGAPVEVTTTADGNKLVYIKHDEISSGAELNTLIQNAGENATIVLNGTLTGINSLSTMKDGQTIIGKGNIDITTPAGNKVSVPSPGGSISGQGGYIPTSGSNTFFLMGNNTTLTGITAHITNSSGTGTAIAHIHNVNNVTIKNSNLTVISSPIEVSYVFTVNDSDNIYIGNNTLKMHSDGPYASLIGFIGTQINNVTIENNDYTISGTTDKSRTFYFYNVSVNNLNGSNNTTNQSAGSMGTYNNASTINGSVSFTNGFTVQ; encoded by the coding sequence ATGACCCAAATGAAATGGACTGTTTTCACATCCTCTTTGCTTTTAAGTGGTATGCTTAGTTCTACCTATGCACAAACAAGTAAAGAAAAATGGGAACCATTCCTAGATGTAGAAGGAAAACTTGGGAGTCACCGACATCTTGGAGAAGGCAACTTTTTTATCCCTTTAGTGCAAGATAAAGATACTCTTTTATATACCGATATTCGTTACAGACTGGATAATAAAAGCAGCCGTGAAGGCAACTTTGGTTTGGGCCTTCGGCACATCCTTCCAAGCAGCTGGATTGTGGGTGGTTATACCTATTATGACCGACGTAAAACGCCTTACGACAACTACTTTTCTCAAATAACTGCAGGGCTGGAAGCCCTCTCAGTGGATTGGGATTTTCGTGCGAATGTATATATTCCTATTGGAACAACAAGCCATTTAGAAGATTCGTTAAGTTCAGTCGATTTTTCAGGTACATCTATCATGTACTCCCAAGGGGAAGAGCGTTCCATGAAGGGGTATGATGCAGAAATTGGCTACAGATTGCCTATCTTTGATGCGCAAGAAGAGCAACAAATTCGTCTTTTTGCAGGTGGGTATCGTTTTTATGAAGATGATGTACAAAGTGTTCAAGGCCCAAGAGGAAGAGTGGAGTTAACCTTTGATGAAGTCCCTTTTTTATGGAAAGGATCACGTTTGACCTTTGGAGCAGAGGTTCAAAGAGACGATGTAAGAGGAAGACAGAGTTTTGCAAGTTTAAGACTTCGTATCCCTCTTAATTGGGATAAAGAGTACTCTTTGCCTAAAAAAGAGTTAAGCCCCATTGAAAAACGTATGACCACTCCTATAATAAGAGACGTGGATATTGTCTCTCAAGCAGGAACATTTGGAGCACCTGTGGAGGTAACTACTACTGCAGATGGTAATAAACTCGTATATATAAAACATGATGAGATTTCAAGTGGAGCTGAGCTTAATACACTCATCCAAAATGCAGGGGAAAATGCTACCATTGTTTTAAATGGTACTTTAACGGGTATCAATAGTCTTTCAACGATGAAAGATGGGCAAACCATAATTGGAAAAGGCAACATTGATATTACGACACCTGCAGGAAACAAAGTATCTGTTCCCTCACCGGGTGGAAGTATTAGTGGGCAAGGCGGCTATATCCCTACTTCAGGCTCAAACACATTCTTTCTCATGGGGAATAACACCACTCTTACTGGTATCACAGCTCATATCACTAATAGTTCAGGAACGGGTACAGCCATTGCTCATATCCATAATGTCAACAACGTTACTATAAAAAACAGTAACTTAACTGTAATATCTTCTCCCATAGAGGTTTCTTATGTATTCACTGTAAACGATTCTGATAATATCTATATTGGGAATAATACTTTAAAGATGCACAGCGATGGTCCATATGCTTCTTTAATTGGTTTTATAGGTACGCAAATAAATAACGTCACTATTGAAAATAATGATTATACGATTTCAGGTACAACCGATAAATCAAGAACTTTCTACTTTTACAATGTATCCGTGAATAATTTAAATGGTTCAAATAACACCACGAATCAATCTGCAGGCTCTATGGGTACATATAATAATGCGAGTACTATCAATGGAAGTGTGAGTTTCACCAATGGGTTTACCGTACAATAG
- a CDS encoding inverse autotransporter beta domain-containing protein, translating into MNKKKWAILTFSLLLGSTLMGAPTHTNQKKQKWEPFLDVEGKMGSQRHLGEGNFFIPLVQDDNTLLYTDIRYRLDNKSSREGNFGLGLRHILPSEWIIGGYTYYDRRKTPYDNYFSQITAGMEALSVDWDFRANVYIPTGTKSHLEESYSSVAFTDAGIMYAQGEERSMKGYDAEIGYRLPIFDAQEEQQIRLYAGGFRFYEDDVQSIQGPRGRLDLTFDEVPFLWEGSRLTLGAEVQRDDVRGRQSFASLRLRIPLGNQKEKSAPIQKLSAIEKRMTTPIIRDVDIVSQAGVFEAPKEVTTDANGNRIKFIKSNSTTGANLTTTIESAGENSTVVLNGDFSGVDSYTSLKEGQTIIGGGSMGITTPAGKKVSVFIPNASITGKGAYFGNANTFFNMANNSSLIGISANLNHTDPASGTTMFFMNDVHNVTIKDNHFSLSASDGTNFYMTTIIDSTNVYIGNNTMNMNSDGDFSYFMSVLGRQNKNITVEKNAYNVSGTALPIRTFYVYRTTIENLKGSGNTTNLNAAQMRTWDADSSIINGSISFTNGFTVTLP; encoded by the coding sequence ATGAACAAAAAAAAATGGGCAATTTTAACATTCTCTTTGCTTTTAGGAAGTACACTCATGGGTGCCCCTACTCATACAAATCAAAAAAAGCAAAAATGGGAACCATTCTTAGATGTAGAAGGGAAAATGGGCAGTCAACGACACTTAGGTGAAGGGAACTTTTTCATTCCTTTGGTGCAAGATGACAACACCCTTTTATATACCGATATTCGTTACAGACTGGACAATAAAAGCAGCCGTGAAGGTAACTTTGGTTTGGGTCTTAGACATATTTTACCCAGTGAGTGGATTATTGGTGGTTACACGTACTATGACAGACGTAAAACGCCTTACGACAACTATTTTTCTCAAATAACTGCAGGTATGGAAGCCCTCTCAGTGGATTGGGATTTTCGTGCAAACGTCTACATACCAACAGGTACCAAAAGCCATCTGGAAGAGTCTTATAGTAGTGTAGCGTTTACCGATGCAGGTATCATGTATGCTCAAGGAGAAGAGCGTTCTATGAAGGGGTATGATGCAGAGATTGGTTACCGACTTCCTATCTTTGATGCGCAAGAAGAACAACAAATCCGACTTTATGCAGGAGGATTCCGCTTTTACGAAGATGATGTACAAAGTATTCAAGGGCCACGAGGTCGTCTTGACTTAACTTTCGATGAAGTTCCTTTTTTGTGGGAAGGTTCACGATTGACCTTGGGTGCAGAAGTACAAAGGGACGATGTACGAGGTCGACAAAGTTTTGCAAGTTTAAGACTTCGTATTCCTTTAGGAAATCAAAAAGAAAAATCTGCTCCTATTCAAAAGCTGAGTGCCATTGAAAAACGTATGACCACGCCTATTATTCGTGACGTGGATATTGTCTCTCAAGCAGGTGTTTTTGAAGCGCCCAAAGAAGTTACTACTGATGCCAATGGAAACCGTATTAAATTTATAAAAAGCAATTCAACAACAGGTGCAAATTTGACAACAACCATTGAAAGTGCAGGAGAAAACTCTACGGTTGTTTTAAATGGAGATTTCAGTGGTGTTGATTCATACACATCACTCAAAGAGGGACAAACTATTATTGGAGGTGGAAGTATGGGTATCACCACTCCAGCGGGAAAAAAAGTCTCTGTGTTTATTCCCAATGCATCCATAACAGGAAAAGGTGCGTATTTCGGAAATGCGAATACCTTCTTTAATATGGCAAATAACAGCAGTCTTATAGGTATATCCGCCAACCTCAATCATACCGATCCTGCATCAGGGACGACTATGTTTTTTATGAATGATGTTCATAATGTCACTATCAAAGACAATCACTTCTCTTTGAGTGCATCAGATGGTACAAATTTTTACATGACTACCATCATTGATTCAACAAATGTTTATATTGGAAACAATACGATGAACATGAACAGTGATGGAGATTTCTCATATTTTATGAGCGTTTTAGGTCGTCAGAACAAGAATATTACTGTTGAGAAGAATGCTTACAATGTTTCAGGAACGGCCCTTCCCATTAGAACTTTCTATGTTTATAGAACAACCATTGAAAACTTAAAAGGTTCAGGCAATACAACTAATCTGAATGCTGCTCAAATGAGAACTTGGGATGCAGATTCAAGTATCATCAATGGAAGTATCAGTTTTACCAATGGGTTTACAGTAACATTGCCATAA
- a CDS encoding DASS family sodium-coupled anion symporter codes for MSPILSFKSLAPIATLIVFWFIPAPEGLSIEAWHFLAVFFAVVVGLIVEPVPAALVGFTGISVVALLGLMGNAKASISWALSGFSNTVIWLIFAAFMFALGYKKTGLGRRISLVMIKYMGKSSLGLGYAVAFSDLVLAPFMPSNTARSAGTIYPVASNIPLIFDSTPDNEPRKLGSYISWVAIATTCVTSSMFLTALAPNLLAVDLIAQGTGNTISWSAWASIMLPLMIPLFLLTPWLVYVIYPPTQKTSPEAPAWAAEELKKLGKITSKELLMAGLAILALFLWIFGKEFGIHSTTAAISIVAIMVGTRVITWDDVISNKAAFNVLIWFASLVAMAAGLKKVGVLTWIGNSAEIHLATMTPTMLILSMLLLFFVLHYFFASTTAHTTALMPIFLAIAVKLMTPEQLIPFSILLAGSLGVMGIITPYATGPSPIWYGAGYITQARWWGLGAIFGAIYLAMIILGSFIFI; via the coding sequence ATGTCACCGATTTTATCATTTAAATCGTTAGCACCAATTGCAACACTGATTGTATTTTGGTTTATACCAGCCCCTGAAGGGCTCAGCATAGAAGCATGGCACTTTTTAGCTGTATTCTTTGCCGTGGTTGTAGGACTTATTGTAGAGCCAGTTCCTGCTGCGCTCGTTGGTTTTACAGGAATTTCTGTTGTTGCCTTACTTGGGTTAATGGGAAATGCAAAAGCAAGCATCTCTTGGGCACTCTCTGGGTTTTCAAATACTGTTATTTGGCTTATCTTTGCAGCATTTATGTTTGCTCTTGGGTACAAAAAAACAGGTCTGGGACGAAGAATTTCTCTTGTTATGATTAAATACATGGGGAAAAGCTCATTGGGTCTTGGGTATGCTGTCGCATTCTCTGACTTAGTACTTGCGCCATTCATGCCATCAAACACTGCAAGAAGTGCGGGTACGATTTATCCCGTAGCAAGTAATATTCCATTGATTTTTGATTCAACTCCCGATAACGAACCACGAAAATTGGGTTCATATATCTCTTGGGTTGCAATCGCAACAACGTGTGTTACAAGTTCTATGTTCTTAACCGCACTTGCACCCAACCTTTTAGCCGTTGACTTAATTGCACAAGGTACAGGAAATACCATTTCATGGTCAGCTTGGGCAAGCATCATGTTGCCATTGATGATTCCATTGTTCTTATTAACCCCTTGGTTGGTCTATGTTATTTACCCACCAACACAAAAAACATCTCCTGAAGCTCCAGCATGGGCAGCAGAAGAGTTAAAAAAACTGGGGAAAATAACTTCTAAAGAGCTGTTAATGGCAGGACTTGCTATCTTAGCATTGTTCTTGTGGATTTTTGGTAAAGAGTTTGGTATTCACTCAACCACTGCAGCAATTTCTATTGTTGCTATCATGGTAGGAACTCGAGTTATTACTTGGGATGATGTTATCTCTAACAAAGCTGCATTTAACGTACTTATCTGGTTCGCCTCACTTGTTGCGATGGCAGCTGGGCTTAAAAAAGTAGGGGTTTTAACATGGATTGGGAACAGTGCAGAGATTCACTTAGCAACCATGACACCAACGATGTTGATTCTTTCTATGCTGTTATTGTTCTTTGTACTGCACTACTTCTTTGCAAGTACCACAGCACATACAACTGCATTGATGCCTATTTTCTTGGCCATTGCCGTTAAATTGATGACACCAGAACAACTCATTCCATTCTCTATTTTACTTGCGGGTAGTTTAGGGGTTATGGGTATTATCACACCATATGCTACTGGTCCATCACCTATTTGGTACGGAGCAGGTTATATTACACAAGCAAGATGGTGGGGTTTAGGTGCCATTTTTGGAGCGATTTACTTAGCAATGATCATCTTAGGATCATTCATATTTATCTAA
- a CDS encoding sulfite exporter TauE/SafE family protein, whose protein sequence is MPLELLFIVAATLFVAAIIHGSIGFGFPLIATPIIALFTDMQTAVFFTLIPTLLVNIVSIKSEEKFMTVFKEFAPFAIVSTLGSLIGTIILISLNSEFFKLLLAVIILLYLSMDKFKVKTNVVHKHPKKSLVFFGLSAGLMGGLTNAMAPLLIVYSFESNHTKSQTIQFSNLCFLFGKIVQLIIFSFYASFTHVQMGFSLTTLFVVALALFVGVKIKRKIEGPLYKLCIKGLLFIMAVLLIVQVSV, encoded by the coding sequence ATGCCATTGGAGTTGCTTTTTATTGTTGCAGCAACACTTTTTGTCGCTGCAATAATACATGGCTCCATTGGTTTTGGTTTTCCTCTAATTGCTACTCCAATTATTGCACTGTTTACAGATATGCAAACGGCTGTCTTTTTTACACTTATTCCCACTCTTTTAGTCAATATTGTCAGTATCAAAAGTGAAGAGAAGTTTATGACAGTCTTTAAAGAGTTTGCTCCATTTGCAATTGTGAGTACCCTTGGAAGTTTGATTGGAACCATCATCTTAATCTCTTTAAATTCTGAATTTTTTAAACTGCTTCTTGCTGTAATTATTTTACTCTATTTATCCATGGATAAGTTCAAAGTAAAAACCAATGTAGTGCACAAGCATCCTAAAAAATCATTGGTTTTTTTTGGTTTGAGTGCAGGTCTTATGGGTGGTTTGACCAATGCCATGGCTCCATTGTTGATTGTTTATTCTTTTGAATCCAATCATACAAAAAGTCAAACCATACAGTTTTCTAATTTGTGCTTTTTATTTGGTAAGATTGTGCAGTTGATTATTTTCTCTTTTTATGCTTCATTTACGCACGTTCAAATGGGATTTTCATTAACGACACTTTTTGTTGTAGCGCTTGCACTCTTTGTTGGTGTAAAGATAAAAAGAAAAATAGAAGGGCCTTTATATAAACTCTGTATAAAAGGGTTGTTGTTTATTATGGCAGTGTTGTTGATTGTTCAAGTAAGTGTCTAA
- the dsbD gene encoding protein-disulfide reductase DsbD, with amino-acid sequence MRKILFLLVTVIYAWSFQNDFLEPDEAFKPTITQTKEAIVFDILLGKDIYLYHDKLKVKLTQPIQKEITVQAVIPQSVTYDGFDVVFNPVQINVPLSVIEQYANTNQFEIEFFYQGCSKAGLCYAPMSLKKVFGTSSDTVKNPKSASQNLNETDIITNTLKDENFIIVLLTFFGFGVLLSLTPCVFPMIPILSSIIVAEGNKNGMSAKKGFLLSLVYVLAMSLAYTIAGVLAGLFGSNLQVLLQNPYVLVVFALIFVALAFSMFGFYRIEPPKWLQTRIYKTTDGQKGHGVVGIAVMGFLSALIVGPCVAPPLAGALVYIGQTGDALLGAAALFVLSLGMGMPLLALGVGAGKYMPKPGKWMDTVSKLFGILMLAIAVWMLDRVFSEYVIYLWAALLIGTGYYLLQYRHFLARTLMTMILIYGVLTFIGAISGATNVLKPLEKLTLSTNALQQATTQELQWNYVKNIAQLEQAIANSNKPVMLDFWAQWCVACKEFEEITFKDERVIEKLKKFTLLKADVTANSVEDKQLQQRFKLFGPPALIFWNKNGQEINESKIIGYKNPEDFLTIINKSF; translated from the coding sequence ATGCGAAAAATTCTTTTTTTACTTGTTACTGTTATTTATGCTTGGTCATTTCAAAACGATTTTTTAGAGCCAGACGAGGCTTTTAAACCAACCATAACACAAACGAAAGAGGCTATAGTATTTGATATTCTTCTTGGAAAAGATATCTACTTATATCATGATAAACTCAAAGTGAAACTCACACAACCCATTCAAAAAGAGATTACTGTACAAGCTGTGATTCCACAAAGTGTTACGTATGATGGATTTGATGTGGTCTTTAATCCCGTGCAAATCAATGTGCCACTGAGTGTGATTGAGCAATATGCAAATACCAATCAATTTGAAATAGAGTTTTTTTATCAAGGGTGTTCAAAAGCAGGGCTTTGTTATGCACCTATGAGTTTGAAAAAAGTTTTTGGAACAAGTTCTGATACAGTTAAAAATCCAAAGAGTGCATCTCAAAATCTTAATGAAACGGACATTATTACCAATACACTTAAAGATGAGAATTTTATCATTGTATTACTTACTTTTTTTGGATTTGGAGTTCTGCTTTCACTCACACCATGTGTTTTTCCTATGATTCCAATACTCTCATCCATCATCGTCGCTGAAGGCAATAAAAATGGCATGAGTGCCAAAAAAGGATTTCTGCTCTCGTTGGTCTATGTATTGGCCATGAGTTTAGCCTATACTATTGCAGGAGTTCTTGCAGGTCTGTTTGGTTCAAACTTACAAGTCTTATTACAAAACCCTTATGTTCTAGTGGTGTTTGCTCTTATTTTTGTGGCATTGGCCTTTTCAATGTTTGGTTTTTACAGAATTGAACCACCCAAATGGCTACAAACACGAATCTATAAAACCACCGATGGGCAAAAAGGGCATGGGGTCGTTGGTATTGCAGTGATGGGGTTTTTATCGGCATTGATTGTCGGACCATGTGTGGCTCCACCACTGGCTGGAGCGTTGGTCTATATTGGGCAAACAGGAGATGCACTTTTAGGTGCTGCAGCACTCTTTGTTTTGAGTTTGGGTATGGGTATGCCTTTGCTTGCTTTAGGAGTAGGTGCTGGAAAATACATGCCAAAACCAGGCAAATGGATGGATACTGTCTCTAAACTCTTTGGTATTTTGATGTTGGCCATTGCTGTGTGGATGTTAGACAGAGTCTTTTCTGAATATGTGATTTATTTGTGGGCAGCTCTTTTGATTGGAACAGGTTATTATCTGCTTCAATACAGACACTTTTTAGCTCGAACGTTGATGACCATGATTTTAATTTATGGGGTGTTGACATTTATTGGAGCCATCAGTGGCGCAACCAATGTCTTAAAACCACTAGAGAAATTGACACTCTCTACAAACGCTTTACAACAAGCAACAACTCAAGAGTTACAATGGAATTATGTGAAAAATATTGCCCAGCTTGAACAAGCCATCGCCAACTCAAACAAACCTGTGATGCTTGATTTTTGGGCCCAATGGTGTGTGGCATGTAAAGAGTTTGAGGAGATTACTTTTAAAGATGAACGTGTCATTGAAAAACTCAAAAAATTTACGTTGCTTAAAGCCGATGTAACTGCAAACAGTGTAGAAGACAAACAACTGCAACAGCGTTTTAAACTCTTTGGGCCTCCTGCGCTTATTTTTTGGAATAAAAACGGTCAAGAAATCAATGAATCCAAAATCATTGGTTATAAAAATCCTGAAGATTTTTTAACAATTATCAATAAGAGTTTTTGA
- a CDS encoding rhodanese-like domain-containing protein has translation MAFELKEISPISLEKSVDDYVLVDIRRASEWQLTGIVENSHLLTFFDEYGRYDLQQWLEAFEALVPSKATPFVLICAHANRTLDVGLFLVNKLKYENAYHLKGGIINWLQEGKSVVAV, from the coding sequence ATGGCGTTTGAACTCAAAGAGATAAGTCCAATAAGTTTAGAAAAGAGTGTTGATGATTACGTCTTAGTCGATATACGAAGAGCCAGTGAGTGGCAACTCACAGGTATCGTTGAAAATTCTCATTTGTTAACATTTTTTGATGAATATGGTCGGTATGATTTACAACAATGGTTAGAAGCATTTGAAGCTTTGGTACCAAGCAAAGCAACTCCGTTTGTACTTATTTGTGCACATGCCAATCGTACACTGGATGTGGGACTCTTTTTAGTCAATAAATTAAAATATGAAAACGCGTATCACCTCAAAGGTGGGATCATCAATTGGTTACAAGAGGGGAAAAGTGTTGTGGCGGTTTGA
- a CDS encoding phosphatidylserine decarboxylase, with protein MHITNVISQYFGKFAKTEFPSFIQTIINKGYVFFLKLDMKEFLKPEEYRSLNALFTRALLQPREIDQSKANFISPADSFITESGKLQTNTLLQIKGMAYDVEELLSYYVSKENRGKVLDGAFMNFYLSPKDYHRYHAAYDCKVKKLIHVPGKLYPVNFRYLKKELHLFCQNERVILECETEDNKLFYMVFVGALNVGQMVFEFEPSVETNIDTQEIKCIEYDDLEIKKGDCLGYFKMGSTVVMIWEKDFVNLKDLTNQKVSFGTIITNNLQG; from the coding sequence ATGCATATCACCAATGTCATTTCACAATATTTCGGGAAATTTGCTAAAACAGAATTTCCATCATTCATTCAAACAATCATCAACAAAGGCTATGTCTTTTTTTTGAAGTTGGACATGAAGGAGTTTTTAAAACCTGAAGAGTATCGTTCTTTAAATGCTTTGTTCACACGCGCACTGCTTCAGCCAAGAGAGATTGACCAAAGCAAAGCCAATTTTATCTCACCAGCAGATAGTTTTATCACTGAGTCTGGAAAATTGCAAACGAATACTCTGTTGCAAATCAAAGGCATGGCGTATGATGTTGAAGAGCTTTTGAGCTATTATGTTTCAAAAGAGAATCGAGGCAAAGTGCTCGATGGTGCGTTCATGAACTTCTATTTATCACCAAAAGATTATCATCGATACCATGCTGCGTATGATTGTAAAGTTAAAAAACTTATTCATGTACCTGGAAAACTCTACCCAGTTAACTTCAGATATTTAAAAAAAGAGTTGCATCTGTTTTGCCAAAATGAGCGTGTGATTTTAGAGTGTGAAACCGAAGATAACAAGCTTTTTTATATGGTTTTTGTGGGTGCTTTGAATGTGGGGCAAATGGTATTTGAGTTTGAACCAAGTGTAGAGACGAATATCGATACGCAAGAGATCAAATGCATTGAGTATGATGACTTAGAGATTAAAAAAGGAGACTGTTTAGGTTACTTCAAGATGGGTTCAACCGTGGTTATGATTTGGGAAAAGGATTTTGTTAACTTAAAAGATTTAACAAATCAAAAGGTTAGTTTCGGAACAATAATAACAAATAACTTACAAGGATAA